A DNA window from Pyrus communis chromosome 3, drPyrComm1.1, whole genome shotgun sequence contains the following coding sequences:
- the LOC137727269 gene encoding uncharacterized protein: MGSEVSKQVERRKAIAAEKKTLCDLHQSCGEEFPSCAYKPSDRKNWMAGVNPEKLHINKIVWPGTHDSATNKIGVPCITRPFAQCQNLSIYQQLEKGNRVLDIRIQEDRKVCHGILLTYNIDVVINDVKKFLSETQYEIIILEIRTEFGHEDPPEFDKYLVDQLGEFLVPQDDHVFDKTISELLPKRVICVWKPRKSPQPKAGSPLWNAGHLKDDWIDTDLPSTKFESNLKNLSNQPPASSRKFFYRVENTVTPQADNPVLCVKPVTGRIHGFARLFITQCFSRGIADRLQIFSTDFIDEDFVDACVAVTYARVEGKA, translated from the coding sequence ATGGGTTCCGAGGTCTCGAAACAGGTAGAACGGAGAAAGGCGATCGCGGCGGAGAAAAAAACACTGTGTGATCTTCACCAGAGCTGTGGTGAAGAGTTTCCATCATGTGCCTACAAGCCTTCAGACAGAAAAAATTGGATGGCTGGGGTCAACCCTGAGAAACTTCACATAAACAAGATCGTATGGCCGGGAACTCACGACTCTGCAACCAACAAGATTGGAGTTCCATGCATCACTAGGCCTTTTGCTCAATGCCAAAATCTCTCCATCTACCAGCAGCTCGAGAAGGGCAATAGAGTTCTCGATATTCGAATCCAGGAGGACCGAAAAGTCTGCCACGGAATCCTCCTCACTTACAACATTGATGTTGTGATCAACGACGTCAAGAAGTTTTTATCGGAAACGCAGTATGAGATCATAATACTCGAAATCCGAACTGAATTTGGACATGAAGATCCACCTGAGTTTGATAAGTACTTGGTTGATCAGCTCGGCGAGTTTTTAGTCCCCCAGGACGATCATGTTTTCGACAAGACTATTTCAGAACTGCTGCCGAAGAGAGTGATATGCGTGTGGAAGCCGAGGAAGTCACCTCAGCCAAAGGCAGGGAGTCCTCTGTGGAATGCAGGGCATTTGAAGGACGACTGGATTGACACGGATTTGCCATCCACCAAATTCGAGAGCAACCTGAAGAATTTGAGTAATCAGCCGCCGGCTTCATCAAGGAAGTTCTTTTACAGGGTGGAGAACACGGTCACGCCTCAGGCTGATAACCCTGTTTTGTGTGTTAAGCCTGTGACCGGAAGGATTCATGGATTCGCGAGGCTGTTTATAACTCAGTGCTTCTCTAGAGGTATTGCGGATAGATTGCAGATCTTTTCTACAGATTTTATAGACGAGGATTTCGTGGATGCTTGCGTTGCGGTTACATATGCAAGAGTTGAAGGGAAAGCATGA